The nucleotide window TATTTCCCTAACTGACGTGGAGGTTAGGGAGGCATGGAGTGGCAAATCCTACATTTAGTGGCTACTATCCGAGTCGTCCCAAATTTAGATCAGTAGTCAAGATCAAGACGCTGCCATCAATCCAGAAAAAGTGTCATGAATAACCCATGTATATCTATCCAATTTCAGGAATGGTGCATGGCAAGACAGAAACAGTTTGTAGCACATACAGTGTTTTATGAAATTGTCAGGTTCCATTTTCATGAACTCATTTTTTGCATGCACAAGCAAGCAGAACTGTACTAGGTTCAAAGAATGGCATGGCGTGTGATGCTAGTACCTGGAATACAGAAGCTGATGTAGGGAACAACATCACAGATGTCATTGCCCTGATATAGTTTCTTCACCTGGCCAGACTTGAGATCAATAGTGAAGAGCCTACGACCACCCACATGATCATGACACTGCCACCATTCGCAAAGGTCTTTATCCCCATATATATAGACTACCGTGTTTTGGCTCAAGATTCACAGATATGTCAAGCATCTTGACCTTGGATGCTTATCAGTTACTAGGCTGGCCACAAAAGTAGGTATCACAACAATAAATTAACAAGCCTCTTGCTATCCAACAAATTATAATCCACAAGATGTTAAACAGCTTACAGACAAGCCCGACAAAACATGGAACCAACAATCAACCTAAGAAGTTTAAGAGAAACTCCAGGATAAGAAAGACAAAGAAACCTTGAAGGCTAGCACCTATCTTGGTAATGCTAACAGTGCTGTCCCAACATAGATACCATGCAATTTACCATTACCACTACCCAATTTTCCCTTGATCAAGCAGCTCTCACATGATCGTCTTAAGTTTGTCGTGCACTTGAGCCACCCGGCCCCTTGCCTCTACAAGCTGCTCCCAATGCTGCAGAAATTTACATTTTTTCATAATAACATCAGCATATTAAAGAATCAACAAACTTGCTTTAGATGAGTGATTGTTTCTCAAAAGGCTAGCAGCAGAAATTCATAGCAACATAAATTAACAGAAACTCTAGCACAAACTCATTTAGAGGCATGACAAATATGTCCACCAATTTAGTACCGTCATCACCATCAATTTGTGTGTTGTTAAATCACAATGACGGATCAGAGCTAATGGATGAACATGATTAAAGATGGGCATGACACATCTGGAGTGCAGACACCAGACACTCATCAAAGTAATGGAACTTCCTGGATAAGCCTAAGAAGCCATGACCCTACCATCCAAGCATAACATGCATAACGGATGAATAAATTCCTAGGCATGTCTCACCAGTTTCAGAGATGGTCCACAATAATGAAAACATTTAGGTAGGAATGTATGATCAACCCAATTTGATATCAGAATGGGCGATATTCCACTTACACCTAAATTCGTTATTCTTGAGTGGTTGAGCCTAGATTTCATGTTAGTAACTATCGCATTTCTCATGCTGAATATTAGAAAATTAACAAAACCAAGGTAAGGTGTACCTGGCGTGTAGAAGCTCATGTAAGGAAAAATAGTGTAGAATATTCTGCCCTCGCATATCTTCATCACCTTATACGTCTTCAGATCAAATGTGAAGAGCACATTACCTTAAGAAAATGACACCGATCTCATCCGCAATGCCAATCACATCAGGTAAGGTCAATATGGCATTACTATGGAGCAGCATTTCAAGATCAATGACTCTGTTTTGTGTCCATCCAGCATCTACTCCAAGACCATCCTTCCTCGACCACATGTAGAGCTTGGATTCATGTAGGGTGGCAAATCCGAGCCCACCATCCACCGTGGTTATGAGTACACCAGTCCCTATGAATGTGTGGTAGATCAATTACAGACTTTGCACGCGATTCCAACTCATACTTTAGAATCATGTTTTTTCTCCGGTAAAACCCAAAGTAGAGTGCATTCCCCACAAGCGCGCTTGGCTTGAAAGGGTCGACACAGGCAGAAGGCTGCTGATGAGCGAAGATTTGGTCGCTCCACGACGTCCACGTAGCAGTGTCACAAGAGTAGGTGCAGATGGTCGTCTCACCAGTAGTATCAGTGCACACAAAACCCACGAGGAAGGATCGGCggtggcaatcaaggtggtcgCAGCTGCCATGGGCCGCGCAGAGAACTGCCGCATTCCAGCTGACCAGGGGCTGCGACGGCTTGGGCAAGGGCAGTTCCTTCTGCTCGTCGGCGATGGGGTCCCAAATCACCAGGGCGTTCTCCGGCTCGGCTCGCAGGAGTACACGCCCGTGGCGCGCATCGAGCACCCAGCAGTGGCTGCGGTAGGCAATCGGCGGGCAGGAGGCGGCTGTGCGCACGAACTTGGCCTTCCATCTGCTGGAATAGTTGAGGCTGCTGTGGAGGAACCCCAGCATTGGGGGCGTGCGGTGTAACTCGCGGAACCTGCGCCGGAGACGAGGCGGCGCGGACGAGGAGCGCGGGATCGTGCGGGGGGAAGCGGAGGAGGCTCCTCCATCAGGGCGGCCGCCAGCGGCGGCGGCATCCTGGATCGCTGGTTGCGGCGCGAGGGTTTGCTGGACTGAACGAACTGAAGAATGGGATGCCCCGGTTCGGAAGGCTGCTTCCCCACGCGGCGGCCCAACAGGCCCAAGGCCCAGACATGTGGGTCCTGGAAGGCAGTGACACAGAGGTGACCAGTTCAGCAGCAGCATTGTTCTCGGTGTAGTTGCTGAAGATACACATCGTTCTCGATGTGGAATGAAAAGATTTTAAACAGATCACTTCATCGATGTGTCTGGAATGTAACGGTCCAACATTTTTCAGAAGAAAAcaacatgtttttttttatttaggTTGTGGCACGGACATCACTTGATGAATGGTTTTCTCGAGACAATTTTTTTCCAATCGCATATC belongs to Miscanthus floridulus cultivar M001 chromosome 4, ASM1932011v1, whole genome shotgun sequence and includes:
- the LOC136547905 gene encoding uncharacterized protein, which gives rise to MLLLNWSPLCHCLPGPTCLGLGPVGPPRGEAAFRTGASHSSVRSVQQTLAPQPAIQDAAAAGGRPDGGASSASPRTIPRSSSAPPRLRRRFRELHRTPPMLGFLHSSLNYSSRWKAKFVRTAASCPPIAYRSHCWVLDARHGRVLLRAEPENALVIWDPIADEQKELPLPKPSQPLVSWNAAVLCAAHGSCDHLDCHRRSFLVGFVCTDTTGETTICTYSCDTATWTSWSDQIFAHQQPSACVDPFKPSALVGNALYFGFYRRKNMILKYELESRAKSVIDLPHIHRDWCTHNHGGWWARICHPT